Proteins encoded together in one Corallococcus soli window:
- a CDS encoding response regulator — protein MSRASPTLLIVEDDSDLRDALVEILTAEGLTIVATANGDAALSWLETHPPPALVLLDMWTPQRDSWLLLDSLHLRPTFADVPVVTISSGEEKHPVIREVLQKPFDRDVLVACVRRFVHPLH, from the coding sequence ATGAGCCGCGCCTCCCCCACCCTCCTCATCGTCGAGGACGACAGCGACCTGCGCGACGCGCTCGTGGAGATCCTCACCGCCGAAGGCCTCACCATCGTCGCCACCGCGAACGGGGACGCGGCGCTCTCGTGGCTGGAAACCCACCCGCCCCCGGCGCTGGTCCTCCTGGACATGTGGACGCCGCAGCGGGACAGCTGGCTGCTGCTGGACTCGCTGCACCTGCGGCCCACGTTCGCGGACGTGCCCGTCGTGACCATCAGCTCCGGCGAGGAGAAGCACCCCGTCATCCGCGAGGTGCTCCAGAAGCCCTTCGACCGCGACGTGCTGGTCGCCTGCGTGCGCCGCTTCGTGCACCCCCTGCACTGA
- a CDS encoding helix-turn-helix domain-containing protein, with protein sequence MAKNRLTTWTKLHRRFGDHVRSMRTHRGLTQEALAERSDLSVEAIRRIERGGFSPSLDTLGKLSVGLDVSLKTLFHSFDLERSDGVAEICDYLACRSGPEVKLAWRVLQAMFDKS encoded by the coding sequence ATGGCGAAGAACCGGCTGACAACGTGGACGAAGCTCCACCGAAGATTTGGCGACCACGTGCGAAGCATGCGCACCCATCGCGGCCTGACCCAGGAAGCGCTCGCCGAGCGCAGTGACCTGTCCGTGGAGGCCATCCGCCGCATCGAACGCGGTGGCTTCTCACCGTCGCTCGACACGCTGGGCAAGCTGTCCGTGGGCCTGGACGTGTCGCTCAAGACCCTCTTCCATTCCTTTGATCTCGAACGCTCCGACGGCGTGGCGGAGATCTGCGACTACCTCGCGTGCCGCTCCGGCCCCGAGGTGAAGCTGGCCTGGCGCGTCCTGCAGGCCATGTTCGACAAGTCCTGA